The following coding sequences lie in one Thalassoglobus polymorphus genomic window:
- the mqnE gene encoding aminofutalosine synthase MqnE, which yields MSNASTLEKIRDKVSNAERLTFEDGMFLEEHVDLLTLGQLAHQVRTRMHGNVAYYNTNIHLNPTNVCVYRCKFCAFRSDLKDEKSYVFDEPMIQERVLEAKAAGATEIHVVGGLHHQKKFDWYVDVVRVIHETWPEIHIKAWTGVEINWFAHLTKKPYRWILEQLIDAGLGSLPGGGAEIFDEGVRSQICEHKADSQSWIDIHRTAHELGLRSNATMLYGHVEEARHRIDHLCRLRDLQDLTGGFQTFIPLAFHPENTRMDNIIKPSGNIDLRTMAISRLMLDNFDHIKAYWIMLGEQTAQIALGFGADDLDGTVVHELIYHDAGAETPEGLTVSQLHELIREAGCEPVERDTLYRRVHRDGMNWSVGEPVLIS from the coding sequence ATGAGTAACGCATCGACGCTTGAGAAAATTCGAGACAAAGTCTCCAACGCAGAACGCCTCACCTTTGAGGACGGCATGTTCCTGGAAGAGCATGTCGACCTGCTCACGCTCGGACAACTGGCACACCAAGTCCGTACACGCATGCACGGGAACGTTGCGTATTACAATACCAACATCCATTTGAACCCAACCAACGTATGCGTTTATCGCTGTAAATTCTGTGCGTTCCGGTCAGACTTGAAAGACGAGAAGTCTTACGTCTTCGATGAGCCGATGATTCAAGAGCGTGTTCTGGAAGCGAAAGCTGCCGGAGCCACTGAAATCCATGTCGTAGGTGGGTTGCATCACCAGAAAAAATTTGACTGGTACGTCGATGTCGTGCGTGTGATTCACGAAACTTGGCCAGAGATTCACATCAAGGCCTGGACAGGCGTGGAGATCAACTGGTTTGCTCACCTGACCAAAAAACCGTACCGCTGGATTCTTGAGCAACTCATTGATGCCGGTTTGGGAAGCTTGCCTGGCGGAGGAGCTGAAATTTTTGATGAGGGGGTTCGCTCTCAAATTTGTGAACACAAAGCAGATTCTCAAAGCTGGATTGATATCCACCGAACAGCCCATGAACTCGGCCTGCGCTCGAATGCAACAATGCTCTATGGACATGTTGAAGAGGCCCGGCACCGCATTGACCATCTCTGTCGATTAAGAGACCTCCAAGACCTCACCGGCGGTTTTCAAACGTTCATCCCATTGGCTTTCCATCCGGAAAACACCCGTATGGACAACATCATCAAGCCTTCTGGCAACATCGATTTACGGACGATGGCCATTTCAAGATTGATGCTCGATAACTTCGATCACATCAAAGCGTATTGGATTATGCTGGGTGAGCAGACAGCACAAATCGCACTAGGTTTTGGTGCGGACGATCTGGACGGAACAGTGGTCCACGAGTTGATCTATCACGATGCCGGTGCGGAAACTCCAGAAGGTTTAACGGTCAGTCAACTCCACGAATTAATTCGGGAAGCTGGTTGTGAACCAGTTGAACGAGACACTCTCTACCGACGTGTGCATCGAGACGGAATGAACTGGTCCGTTGGCGAACCTGTTTTGATCTCTTGA
- a CDS encoding LutC/YkgG family protein produces the protein MSSRDQILNKIKKNLPQAVPLPDHQGDWIQYEDPVSQFIATLESVGGAAHVISNLDEIPTILGDSVSDDDLVVSCVPGVFDGRMDLSTISDPHDLKSVDFAILPGQLMVAENGSIWVTDENVSLRVLFFLSQHLALVVPKSAIVNNMHEAYERIDPSLRSFGTFISGPSKTADIEQALVKGAHGARTLNVFLVEGLPE, from the coding sequence ATGTCCTCGCGTGACCAGATTCTCAACAAAATTAAGAAGAACCTTCCTCAGGCGGTTCCGCTGCCTGACCACCAAGGTGACTGGATTCAGTACGAAGATCCAGTCTCGCAATTTATTGCAACGTTAGAATCAGTTGGTGGGGCGGCGCATGTCATCTCAAACCTGGACGAAATCCCAACAATCCTCGGAGATTCTGTTTCCGACGATGATCTCGTGGTTTCTTGTGTCCCCGGAGTTTTTGATGGTCGAATGGACCTCAGCACAATTTCGGATCCACACGATCTCAAGTCAGTTGACTTTGCGATTCTTCCCGGTCAATTGATGGTCGCTGAGAACGGGTCGATCTGGGTCACGGACGAGAATGTCTCGTTACGGGTTCTGTTCTTTCTTTCACAGCATTTGGCTTTGGTCGTCCCGAAGAGTGCCATCGTCAATAATATGCACGAAGCCTACGAACGAATTGATCCCTCACTTCGATCGTTCGGAACGTTTATTTCCGGTCCATCGAAAACAGCGGACATTGAGCAAGCCTTGGTAAAAGGGGCACATGGGGCACGCACTCTAAACGTCTTTCTGGTTGAAGGACTCCCGGAATGA
- a CDS encoding aminotransferase class V-fold PLP-dependent enzyme, whose protein sequence is MTEQRQRIYLDNAATSFPKPPSVYDAVNEYQTELGGAVGRGATQVGARIQSRVDRCRNRLAKLLDVASQQHLFFTFNGTDSLNLALHGILNAGDHVVTTCWEHNSVLRPLHALATSRNVETTFLGGDELGQIDLEQLKATLAKKTKLVCTTHASNVTGIIQPVKQVVELAHAAGAYVLLDAAQTVGHFPVSMRELNVDFLACPGHKGLLGPLGTGLLAIRPGLEVELPSHRQGGTGTTSESESQPESLPEKYESGNHNAPGLFGLEAALGWLETETVEKIHLQGQKLTKQFVEGLRALPSIETYFTDGEPDRVSLVSLNTDKLEPQVLCSLLDEHFGIETRSGLHCAPRAHAEIGTQARGGTTRFSFGAFNTPEQIDVTLEAIGQIVASF, encoded by the coding sequence ATGACGGAGCAGCGCCAGCGAATTTATCTCGACAACGCAGCGACGAGTTTTCCGAAGCCTCCTTCTGTTTACGATGCGGTCAACGAGTACCAGACTGAACTTGGGGGAGCCGTTGGTCGCGGAGCAACTCAAGTTGGGGCTCGCATCCAAAGCCGAGTTGATCGTTGTCGAAACCGTCTTGCAAAGCTGCTCGATGTTGCCAGCCAACAACATCTGTTCTTCACATTCAACGGAACGGATTCCCTCAATCTTGCACTCCACGGAATTCTGAATGCGGGAGACCATGTTGTCACGACTTGCTGGGAGCACAATTCTGTCTTGAGACCGCTGCATGCGCTTGCAACTTCACGAAATGTCGAAACGACTTTTCTCGGCGGGGACGAGTTGGGCCAGATCGATTTAGAACAACTGAAAGCTACACTCGCAAAGAAAACAAAACTTGTCTGCACCACTCACGCCTCCAATGTGACCGGGATCATCCAACCAGTCAAACAGGTTGTGGAGCTCGCCCATGCTGCGGGAGCTTACGTGTTGTTGGATGCCGCCCAAACAGTTGGACACTTTCCAGTTTCGATGCGGGAACTCAACGTTGATTTCCTGGCTTGTCCGGGGCATAAGGGCTTACTTGGACCACTCGGAACTGGGCTTCTCGCAATTCGTCCCGGTCTCGAAGTTGAATTACCTTCACATCGACAAGGAGGAACCGGGACGACGAGTGAATCCGAATCGCAGCCGGAATCACTCCCCGAGAAATATGAATCCGGCAACCATAACGCTCCAGGTCTCTTCGGACTTGAAGCTGCGCTGGGATGGCTGGAAACTGAGACGGTCGAGAAGATTCATCTGCAAGGACAGAAATTAACCAAGCAATTCGTCGAAGGGTTGCGCGCACTCCCTTCGATTGAGACCTACTTCACTGACGGTGAGCCCGACCGGGTCAGTCTCGTAAGTTTGAATACAGACAAACTAGAGCCTCAGGTCTTATGCTCACTGCTCGATGAACACTTCGGTATAGAAACCAGATCCGGCCTGCATTGTGCTCCTCGTGCTCATGCTGAAATTGGCACACAAGCAAGAGGTGGAACGACTCGCTTCAGCTTTGGAGCATTCAACACTCCTGAACAGATCGACGTCACTCTGGAAGCAATTGGTCAAATTGTCGCCTCGTTCTGA
- a CDS encoding VOC family protein, with protein MAVQPIPDGFHSVTPYLIISGASEAIGWYQKTFEATEHLRLDGPGGSVAYAEIRIGNSIVMLADEHPGMGAHGPDHFGGSPTHLMIYVENVDEVFNRAVAAGAEVVRPLQDQFYGDRSGTLKDPFGHQWSIATHIEDLTQEEVDRRFAEMMKG; from the coding sequence ATGGCTGTTCAACCGATTCCCGATGGTTTCCATTCTGTGACTCCTTATCTAATCATCAGCGGGGCCAGTGAAGCCATCGGCTGGTATCAAAAAACGTTTGAAGCGACCGAGCATCTTCGTCTCGATGGACCAGGCGGAAGTGTCGCCTATGCGGAGATCAGGATCGGGAACTCTATTGTCATGCTTGCTGATGAACATCCAGGGATGGGAGCACATGGTCCTGATCATTTCGGCGGTTCACCAACGCACCTGATGATTTATGTTGAAAACGTCGATGAGGTGTTCAACCGTGCGGTCGCAGCAGGAGCCGAAGTCGTGCGTCCTTTGCAGGATCAGTTTTATGGAGACCGATCGGGAACACTCAAAGATCCATTTGGTCACCAATGGTCAATTGCCACGCATATTGAAGATCTGACGCAGGAAGAAGTCGATCGACGTTTTGCTGAAATGATGAAAGGTTAG
- the ruvB gene encoding Holliday junction branch migration DNA helicase RuvB, with the protein MARETTFLDDDDDDDDNRDNSDNFGNDQGDNDDLPLNRGDFDPNSREIDERLRPQSLSDVIGQSKVVERVRVMLDATKKRNDTLGHILFDGPPGIGKTTLATVIPRELGVDFQIAAGPSLDAPKDLLPYLTNAGHGSVLFIDEIHRLRPAVEEFLYPAMEDFRIDIALGEGLNARTINMQLKPFTVIGATTRAGMLTAPMRDRFVYREHLDFYEPDDLVEIVKRNAVKLKTSLTEEAAGEVARRSQGTPRKANNILLRTRDFATLRDPNGQITTAIAHHAMEMLEIDSLGLERQDRRYLETVVSVFQGGPAGLSAIAHSMSIPTDTLEDDIEPFLLRSGLIQRTPRGRIVTDRGYEHLGLDPGLSPFI; encoded by the coding sequence ATGGCGAGAGAGACGACTTTCTTAGACGATGACGATGACGACGACGACAATCGGGACAACAGCGACAATTTCGGCAACGATCAAGGCGACAACGACGATTTGCCTTTGAATCGCGGCGACTTCGATCCGAATTCCCGGGAAATTGATGAGCGTCTTCGCCCTCAGAGTTTAAGCGATGTCATTGGACAATCGAAAGTTGTGGAGCGCGTTCGCGTCATGCTCGATGCGACAAAAAAACGCAACGATACTCTCGGGCATATCCTCTTTGATGGTCCTCCCGGAATTGGAAAAACAACTTTAGCCACAGTCATACCCAGAGAACTCGGCGTCGATTTTCAAATCGCAGCCGGCCCGTCGCTGGATGCACCTAAGGATTTACTTCCTTATCTTACAAATGCCGGCCATGGTTCCGTCCTCTTTATTGATGAGATTCACCGCTTGCGACCTGCAGTCGAGGAATTTCTTTACCCTGCGATGGAGGATTTCCGGATCGACATCGCTTTGGGCGAGGGGCTTAACGCGCGCACCATAAATATGCAGTTGAAGCCATTCACTGTGATCGGGGCGACAACACGAGCCGGAATGCTAACCGCTCCCATGCGAGACAGGTTTGTGTACCGAGAGCATCTCGACTTCTACGAACCAGACGATTTGGTCGAAATCGTCAAGCGAAACGCGGTTAAACTGAAAACGTCTCTCACAGAAGAAGCCGCTGGAGAAGTTGCACGACGAAGCCAGGGAACACCGCGTAAGGCCAATAACATCCTGCTGAGGACCAGAGACTTTGCAACACTGAGAGATCCCAACGGTCAGATCACGACAGCGATTGCACATCACGCAATGGAGATGCTCGAGATTGATTCACTTGGTCTCGAACGCCAGGACCGACGCTATTTGGAAACAGTCGTTTCGGTATTTCAGGGAGGTCCAGCAGGGCTTTCGGCAATCGCACATAGTATGTCGATTCCGACAGATACACTCGAAGATGATATCGAACCGTTTTTATTACGGTCCGGCTTGATCCAACGAACGCCGCGTGGGAGGATTGTGACCGATCGTGGGTATGAGCACCTGGGTCTTGATCCCGGTTTGAGTCCATTCATTTAA
- the pyrH gene encoding UMP kinase codes for MSEASKYKRVILKLSGESFCRERESGISMTEVAQISQQIKDIVETGVELAIVCGGGNILRGKQFSAVSAAIHPSTAHYMGMLATVINALALQDALENEGVPTRVQSAIRMEGVAEPFIRRRCIRHLEKGRVVILAAGTGSPFVTTDTAAALRARELGADVLLKATKVDGVYSEDPEKNLHAVRYTDISFRDVLKQNLQVMDAQAIHHCMEHEIPIHVFNFGVPGNILRAIKGKKIGTVVHA; via the coding sequence ATGTCTGAAGCGAGCAAGTACAAACGTGTGATTCTGAAACTCAGTGGTGAAAGCTTCTGCCGGGAACGCGAAAGCGGTATCAGCATGACAGAAGTTGCCCAGATCTCACAGCAGATCAAAGACATTGTCGAGACAGGTGTGGAACTCGCCATTGTGTGCGGCGGTGGGAACATCTTGCGTGGAAAGCAGTTTTCCGCAGTCAGCGCGGCGATTCACCCTTCGACTGCCCACTACATGGGCATGTTGGCGACCGTGATCAATGCGTTGGCTTTACAGGATGCACTTGAAAACGAAGGTGTCCCGACGCGCGTTCAATCCGCTATCCGCATGGAAGGTGTCGCTGAACCGTTCATCCGTCGACGTTGTATTCGTCACTTGGAAAAGGGCCGCGTGGTCATTCTCGCTGCCGGAACGGGAAGCCCATTTGTGACAACCGACACCGCCGCAGCCTTGCGAGCTCGCGAACTTGGTGCGGATGTATTACTGAAAGCAACGAAAGTTGATGGCGTCTACTCTGAAGATCCGGAGAAGAATTTACATGCCGTCCGGTACACCGACATTTCTTTTCGGGACGTTCTGAAACAAAATCTACAAGTCATGGACGCGCAGGCGATTCATCATTGCATGGAGCATGAAATCCCAATTCATGTCTTCAACTTTGGTGTTCCTGGAAACATCCTGCGAGCAATCAAAGGAAAGAAAATTGGAACGGTTGTGCATGCTTAA
- a CDS encoding response regulator has translation MNNVVRLAMVDPQDQSRNSIKNLLLGIDSVWLEAECARYEFFTDIITQTQPDIALITLDGDQQRGLAVIAEVHRESPDCQILVVSKSQEGALILQAMRNGAKEFLSAPLNLDDFMAALDRIRNISGGKDGKSKSSTVMALIGASGGVGCTSLGVNLGCALAANESNSVAIMDLDLSLGDADVWLDIIPDYTIQDVAENVNRLDYSMLKRSLTQHASGAFLLPRPVHMEETAPMTSEELQRVIALLKATFTHLIIDLTKSFTPLDLAALEVSDQILFVTQLDLPCLRNVVRINQFLEERELNDKVKVIVNRVGLGDAQISLNKALDTIGREVFWQIPNEYSPVIESRNNGVPLVTEFPKAKITRAIQQLAVKIDATNANGGEVPKSETKKSGLFSFLK, from the coding sequence ATGAACAATGTTGTTAGACTGGCAATGGTCGATCCGCAGGATCAGTCGCGGAATTCGATCAAGAACCTTCTACTTGGAATTGATTCCGTATGGCTCGAAGCTGAATGTGCGCGCTATGAATTTTTCACTGACATCATCACGCAAACGCAACCCGATATCGCTTTGATCACCCTTGACGGGGATCAGCAACGCGGATTGGCAGTCATCGCTGAGGTACATCGTGAATCGCCGGATTGTCAAATCCTGGTGGTGAGTAAATCTCAGGAAGGGGCGCTCATTCTGCAAGCGATGCGAAATGGAGCAAAAGAATTTCTGAGTGCTCCATTGAACCTCGATGACTTCATGGCCGCTCTGGATCGAATTCGAAACATCAGTGGTGGAAAAGATGGAAAGTCAAAAAGCTCGACAGTGATGGCTCTCATTGGAGCCAGTGGAGGAGTTGGCTGTACGTCACTGGGAGTGAATCTCGGATGTGCGCTGGCCGCCAACGAATCCAACAGTGTTGCCATCATGGATCTCGATTTGTCGTTGGGTGACGCCGATGTTTGGCTGGACATCATTCCTGACTACACGATTCAGGACGTGGCGGAAAACGTGAACCGACTCGATTACTCGATGTTGAAACGTTCTCTGACTCAGCACGCAAGTGGAGCCTTTTTACTTCCGCGTCCCGTTCACATGGAAGAAACCGCTCCGATGACCTCGGAAGAGCTTCAGCGTGTGATTGCATTGCTGAAAGCGACATTTACACATTTGATTATCGACCTTACCAAGTCGTTTACACCGCTTGATCTTGCAGCGTTGGAGGTCTCCGACCAAATCCTGTTTGTAACGCAGCTCGATCTTCCCTGTTTAAGGAACGTCGTTCGCATCAACCAGTTTTTGGAAGAGCGTGAGCTCAACGACAAAGTGAAAGTCATTGTAAATCGAGTTGGCTTGGGAGATGCTCAAATCTCTCTGAATAAGGCACTCGATACCATCGGACGCGAGGTTTTCTGGCAAATTCCTAACGAATACTCGCCAGTGATTGAATCTCGAAATAATGGAGTTCCGTTGGTGACAGAATTCCCGAAAGCAAAAATCACGCGTGCCATTCAGCAGTTGGCAGTGAAAATTGATGCAACAAATGCAAATGGCGGCGAAGTTCCCAAATCGGAAACGAAAAAGAGTGGTCTCTTCAGCTTCTTAAAGTAG
- a CDS encoding type II and III secretion system protein family protein, which yields MPNLVKRRGHMNRLCATLVACILMTTPLSAQPDETAADSVKPGEKIFQVLTPETTIKMVNLDSRVLEMANRIKIVDGFNSQTISVSALSPYRIRVHADSPGVTSLKMIDEFDSVYTVEFFVEPDTRELQAYLERLFPGTAIDVVGLRDGVVLRGWVTDPTQIPQIIDVAEQFYPSVHSQMNVGGVSQVQLQVKVMEVQRSKIRELGFNFLALGQNYAVVSTPGGIAPLSQFTAPFSGGGPPDAALAPGGSELAFAITGNKDLFTGFLRALQSEALAKVLAEPVLVTTSGRPASMLSGGEFPVLVPQGVGATSIEWREFGVRMEAVPIVLGNGRLRLDIAPEVSARDVSNAVSVDGFVVPGITVRRVNTQVEMRFGETLMIGGLISTVKTGDTQKIPFLGELPWIGAAFSRKTFTEGETELLILVTPQMVAPMSPEQVPAGGPGLHTDTPVDRELYIDGLLEVPLYGPECEPFGPCQDQLIHPSYPSQVPPQLPPNAIIESAQNGNRSSQVQPVSGNAMQTQAVKSAEFNFSTKVDRTSDQQRALPGEQVKADEASTSSADKFGLIEPSTSKGNQEATSSEKSTRSGSWFGK from the coding sequence ATGCCCAATCTCGTCAAACGTCGCGGTCACATGAATCGTCTCTGCGCAACGCTCGTTGCCTGCATTCTGATGACCACACCATTGTCTGCTCAGCCTGATGAAACGGCTGCCGATTCAGTGAAACCTGGGGAAAAGATTTTCCAAGTTCTCACGCCGGAGACTACGATCAAGATGGTGAATCTTGATTCGCGAGTCCTGGAGATGGCGAATCGGATAAAAATTGTTGATGGGTTTAACTCTCAAACAATTTCTGTGAGTGCACTCTCGCCCTATCGTATTCGGGTTCATGCTGATAGCCCGGGTGTGACATCTCTGAAAATGATCGACGAGTTTGACTCGGTTTATACCGTCGAATTCTTTGTCGAACCAGATACACGCGAACTTCAAGCTTACTTGGAACGCCTCTTTCCTGGGACTGCAATTGATGTGGTTGGACTTCGTGATGGAGTCGTACTGCGAGGCTGGGTGACTGACCCAACGCAGATTCCACAAATCATCGATGTTGCTGAACAGTTCTACCCAAGTGTTCATAGCCAGATGAATGTTGGCGGAGTCAGTCAGGTTCAGCTGCAAGTTAAAGTTATGGAAGTTCAACGCTCGAAAATTCGTGAGCTTGGATTCAACTTTCTTGCTCTTGGACAAAACTACGCAGTTGTGAGTACTCCAGGTGGAATTGCTCCACTTTCACAATTCACTGCACCGTTCTCAGGTGGAGGACCTCCAGATGCTGCTTTGGCACCGGGAGGATCTGAACTCGCCTTCGCAATCACCGGCAACAAAGATTTGTTCACCGGTTTCTTAAGAGCTCTGCAGTCTGAAGCGTTAGCGAAAGTTTTGGCGGAACCTGTCTTGGTGACAACCAGCGGACGCCCGGCTTCAATGCTTTCGGGGGGGGAATTCCCAGTTCTTGTCCCGCAAGGTGTCGGAGCAACAAGTATTGAGTGGAGAGAGTTCGGTGTTCGCATGGAAGCGGTTCCAATCGTCTTGGGGAATGGACGATTAAGACTCGACATCGCTCCAGAAGTGAGTGCCCGAGACGTGAGTAACGCTGTGAGCGTCGATGGATTTGTTGTTCCCGGTATTACTGTCCGACGTGTCAACACGCAGGTTGAGATGCGGTTTGGTGAAACATTAATGATCGGCGGTTTGATCTCCACAGTGAAAACTGGCGATACACAGAAAATTCCGTTCCTCGGTGAGCTCCCATGGATTGGTGCTGCATTCAGTCGCAAGACCTTCACTGAGGGTGAAACTGAACTCTTGATTCTAGTCACTCCACAAATGGTCGCTCCGATGTCTCCAGAGCAGGTTCCTGCTGGTGGTCCTGGGTTGCATACCGATACTCCTGTCGACAGAGAACTGTATATTGATGGTCTTCTTGAAGTTCCACTATACGGACCTGAATGCGAACCTTTCGGACCTTGTCAGGATCAATTGATTCATCCTAGCTATCCATCACAAGTTCCACCACAATTGCCACCAAACGCGATCATTGAATCTGCTCAGAACGGGAATCGTTCCAGCCAGGTTCAACCGGTCAGTGGCAACGCCATGCAAACGCAGGCAGTGAAGTCAGCGGAGTTCAACTTCTCAACGAAGGTTGATCGAACAAGTGATCAACAAAGAGCACTCCCCGGGGAGCAAGTGAAAGCTGACGAGGCATCGACCTCTTCAGCGGACAAGTTTGGGTTGATTGAACCATCGACGTCCAAAGGGAATCAGGAAGCGACTTCTTCAGAAAAGTCCACACGCTCCGGTTCGTGGTTCGGAAAGTAG
- the cpaB gene encoding Flp pilus assembly protein CpaB yields the protein MKPKTLILLVVAGGCGLVAMVGVQQAMKSRKAVAAVETKKVLVAMENIETGSVLTPERVTFRDIPVENLPPEEELILTEEQYVERGARVPLFAGDLITLSKLTEPGGTGNSVKITKGMRVITIPVTETNTQSNLVSPGDRVDVLVTYQSRAGRRGNSTKTKTLLEYVEVFATNATTSDRINNEDKSGRTSFVSLLLMPEQVNYVKLAESKGNLSLSWRHKLDDELVQIRDIDEELLEELEGTIGINDRQPLYSQRFDSEFRDMDEPETEITAPEPETAVALVQQAAAPEPPEPVAVEPVQEVAEVEKPKWTLHVYNGNSPTPHSFEIEEEAIEEETAQKDGTNPIADSVRSLLGGG from the coding sequence ATGAAACCCAAGACACTCATACTACTCGTTGTTGCAGGAGGCTGTGGATTGGTCGCCATGGTTGGTGTCCAGCAAGCCATGAAAAGTCGAAAGGCCGTTGCAGCGGTTGAAACGAAAAAAGTTTTAGTTGCAATGGAGAACATCGAAACAGGCTCCGTACTGACGCCTGAAAGAGTCACCTTTCGTGACATCCCAGTTGAGAATCTTCCTCCCGAGGAAGAATTGATTTTGACAGAAGAACAATATGTCGAACGTGGAGCGAGAGTTCCACTCTTTGCAGGAGACTTGATTACTCTTTCCAAATTGACTGAACCTGGCGGAACCGGGAACTCTGTCAAAATCACAAAAGGGATGCGAGTGATCACGATTCCTGTTACGGAAACAAATACACAAAGTAACTTGGTCTCCCCTGGAGACCGTGTGGATGTGCTTGTCACTTATCAGTCGCGAGCTGGACGACGTGGCAACTCAACCAAAACGAAAACACTTCTGGAGTATGTTGAGGTCTTTGCGACAAATGCAACAACTTCAGACAGAATTAATAATGAAGACAAATCCGGACGTACGAGTTTCGTGTCATTGTTGCTGATGCCTGAACAGGTGAACTACGTCAAGCTGGCAGAGAGCAAGGGAAATCTCAGCTTATCCTGGCGGCACAAACTTGATGACGAACTTGTACAAATCAGAGATATTGATGAAGAGTTGCTTGAAGAGTTGGAAGGCACAATTGGAATCAATGATCGCCAACCACTCTACAGCCAACGGTTTGACAGCGAATTTCGAGACATGGATGAGCCAGAGACTGAGATAACGGCTCCAGAACCTGAAACTGCGGTTGCATTAGTTCAGCAAGCAGCAGCTCCAGAACCACCAGAACCAGTTGCAGTTGAACCAGTACAAGAAGTTGCGGAAGTTGAGAAACCAAAGTGGACACTACATGTTTACAACGGGAACTCACCGACTCCGCACTCATTTGAAATTGAAGAAGAAGCGATCGAAGAAGAGACCGCACAGAAAGATGGGACCAATCCTATTGCCGATTCTGTGCGATCACTCCTCGGAGGTGGCTAA
- a CDS encoding A24 family peptidase, whose product MDWETILLDNWHVKFVCIVLIVAAYIDGKELRVPNWITFPMVLSGLVYSTWVGGLQGLGDGLWGMTVGLLTLLPLYAVGGMGAGDVKLMAGIGAWLGAAVTWWAFVATVVVGAVMAIIMVLSRKAWDKHYGQFLLIAAEWMTIKDPRKLSEIAAERKPRMFLLPYGIPICIGSIGYFLYAGMIY is encoded by the coding sequence ATGGACTGGGAAACAATTCTTCTTGATAATTGGCACGTCAAATTTGTTTGTATTGTATTGATCGTTGCCGCGTACATTGACGGCAAGGAACTTCGAGTTCCGAACTGGATTACCTTCCCGATGGTTCTATCTGGTCTCGTCTACAGCACTTGGGTCGGTGGACTTCAAGGTTTGGGCGATGGTCTTTGGGGAATGACCGTTGGGCTTCTGACTCTTCTGCCTCTTTATGCAGTTGGGGGAATGGGAGCCGGTGATGTCAAACTGATGGCTGGAATCGGAGCCTGGCTTGGTGCCGCAGTCACTTGGTGGGCATTTGTCGCAACAGTGGTTGTTGGGGCTGTCATGGCAATCATCATGGTTCTTTCCCGAAAAGCTTGGGACAAGCATTATGGTCAGTTTCTTCTGATCGCTGCGGAATGGATGACAATTAAAGATCCTCGAAAACTCTCTGAAATCGCAGCTGAGCGAAAACCGCGGATGTTTCTCCTTCCATACGGAATCCCGATCTGCATCGGATCAATTGGTTACTTCCTCTACGCTGGAATGATTTACTAG
- a CDS encoding Flp family type IVb pilin encodes MTNLAQSVKKFLVSEDGPTAVEYAVMLALIVIVCLTAIRAVGSNAATKFNEIKDQLT; translated from the coding sequence ATGACTAACTTGGCTCAAAGCGTGAAGAAATTCTTGGTTTCAGAAGACGGCCCAACTGCAGTTGAATACGCAGTCATGCTTGCTCTGATCGTGATTGTTTGCCTGACAGCAATTCGTGCCGTTGGTTCAAACGCAGCGACTAAATTCAACGAAATCAAAGATCAACTCACATAA